A genomic window from Arthrobacter globiformis includes:
- a CDS encoding 2-oxo acid dehydrogenase subunit E2 encodes MTSSANEIQVPQGTTVALKGVRRAAARQMVAAWQAPAFHLTIEVDMTNALTVKTVSSESTVTDLLISAVAIALQDHPGLNAHYSEDGVTSYGEINIGLAVATDAGLTVPVIHGASGLALPGIAQKRRELVDRARAKKLGMGDITGGTFTISNLGMLGIDRFDAILNVPQVAILAVASARQRFVMHAGTGQWRPIAELSLTCDHRAVDGYMGALFLKQLKELLEAPIPAL; translated from the coding sequence ATGACAAGCAGCGCCAATGAAATTCAAGTCCCCCAGGGGACCACTGTGGCACTGAAGGGCGTCAGGCGTGCTGCGGCACGCCAGATGGTCGCAGCGTGGCAGGCTCCGGCGTTCCATCTCACTATCGAGGTTGATATGACAAATGCCCTGACGGTGAAGACAGTCTCGTCCGAGTCCACGGTTACCGACCTGCTTATCTCTGCTGTGGCTATTGCCCTGCAAGACCACCCGGGCCTGAACGCCCACTACTCCGAAGATGGCGTGACCTCCTACGGGGAGATCAACATCGGTCTGGCGGTTGCCACGGACGCCGGGCTGACCGTACCGGTCATTCACGGCGCGTCCGGCCTCGCCCTGCCGGGCATCGCACAGAAGCGCCGCGAACTCGTTGACCGGGCCCGGGCCAAGAAGCTGGGCATGGGCGACATCACAGGAGGAACTTTCACCATTTCCAACCTCGGGATGCTTGGAATCGATCGCTTCGATGCGATCCTCAACGTGCCCCAAGTCGCGATCCTCGCCGTCGCTTCTGCCCGCCAGCGGTTCGTAATGCACGCCGGGACCGGCCAGTGGCGGCCGATCGCCGAACTGAGCCTCACCTGTGACCACCGGGCCGTTGACGGCTACATGGGTGCACTCTTCCTGAAACAGCTCAAAGAGCTCCTCGAAGCGCCGATCCCCGCACTATAA